A section of the Nitrospinaceae bacterium genome encodes:
- the tolB gene encoding protein TolB — MIPKLILAVAIWLQLFSVAALAEPKIRIDLQRETRKKVNIAIPEFVLQEKHEDPEGLGKTSRGILENDLKLSEYFVLIDRNAYKEIALAEQKVKTVDYASWSALGAQWLLKTQYKINPLDKSFNVTFRLYDTATERFLLGKRYTTTRKFLRKIIHRFADEVVMQLTGKRGIAETKIAFLTQSNGSKEVYTIDFDGHGLQKITDEKSIILTPAWSPDGGWIVYTSYAARNPDLVMISASGQKRRTLLKLPGLNAAPAWSPNGQRIAMVLSKDRNSEIYVLEKNFGLKRLTRHFNIDTSPTWSPDGKQIAFTSDRSGTGAPQIYIMSVKSGDEAGVKRISFGSGYNDDPAWSPDGEKIAFTSRVGKKFQIKIYDLKTKKNEQFTFGPGSSEQPAWSPDGRFIVYRHKEKGQLQIFIKSLTDKKPRQLTFVKGGGYSPAWSPHSRR, encoded by the coding sequence ATGATTCCTAAACTGATCCTTGCAGTAGCTATTTGGTTGCAATTGTTTTCTGTGGCCGCCCTGGCCGAACCAAAAATTCGTATTGATTTGCAGAGAGAAACGCGGAAGAAAGTGAATATCGCTATCCCTGAATTTGTTTTGCAGGAAAAGCATGAAGACCCGGAAGGCCTGGGGAAAACCTCCCGGGGCATTCTGGAGAACGATTTAAAGCTTTCAGAATATTTTGTCCTGATCGACCGGAATGCTTATAAGGAAATTGCGCTTGCGGAACAAAAAGTAAAAACCGTGGATTATGCCAGTTGGAGCGCATTGGGCGCCCAATGGCTGTTAAAGACCCAGTACAAGATCAATCCCCTGGATAAATCGTTCAATGTCACTTTTAGACTTTATGACACTGCCACCGAACGGTTTCTTTTGGGGAAGCGCTACACAACCACCCGAAAATTTCTGAGGAAGATAATTCACCGGTTCGCCGATGAGGTCGTGATGCAATTGACCGGGAAACGGGGCATTGCGGAAACCAAAATTGCATTTTTAACCCAATCGAACGGCAGTAAAGAAGTCTATACCATCGACTTTGACGGGCATGGTTTGCAAAAGATCACCGATGAGAAGAGTATTATTCTGACGCCGGCCTGGTCTCCGGATGGAGGATGGATTGTTTACACGTCCTATGCCGCACGCAATCCGGATCTGGTGATGATTTCGGCATCGGGCCAGAAAAGAAGAACTCTATTGAAATTGCCGGGTCTCAATGCCGCTCCGGCATGGTCGCCCAACGGTCAGCGTATCGCGATGGTTCTGAGCAAGGACCGGAACTCTGAGATTTATGTTTTGGAAAAAAACTTTGGACTCAAGCGCTTGACCCGTCATTTTAACATCGACACGTCTCCGACCTGGTCTCCGGACGGCAAGCAAATCGCATTTACATCCGACCGCTCCGGGACAGGGGCCCCGCAAATTTATATTATGTCCGTGAAATCCGGGGATGAAGCGGGAGTCAAACGGATTTCCTTTGGCTCCGGCTATAATGACGATCCGGCATGGTCTCCCGATGGTGAAAAAATCGCCTTCACATCAAGGGTGGGTAAAAAATTTCAAATCAAAATTTACGATCTCAAGACCAAAAAAAATGAGCAATTCACTTTTGGTCCGGGAAGCAGTGAACAACCCGCCTGGTCTCCGGACGGCCGGTTTATCGTCTATCGGCATAAGGAAAAGGGGCAATTACAGATCTTTATAAAGTCTCTTACGGACAAAAAGCCCAGGCAATTGACTTTCGTCAAGGGAGGTGGGTACAGTCCTGCATGGTCCCCGCACTCCCGAAGGTAG
- a CDS encoding protein TolR, with product MAEINVTPFVDVMLVLLVIFMIAAPLLQHGVDLKLPEESIAPVKTKDIPTVSLQSNKKIFWNKDELGNLVDLTQNISQYLQQNKDGGVYLRADKMLDYGFVMQVMATIKRAGIKNIGMVTDPSGS from the coding sequence ATGGCGGAAATCAACGTCACTCCTTTTGTGGACGTTATGCTGGTGCTCCTTGTGATATTCATGATCGCGGCGCCCTTGCTGCAACATGGAGTGGACCTTAAACTGCCGGAAGAATCGATTGCTCCCGTGAAAACCAAGGACATTCCAACGGTGTCCTTGCAAAGCAATAAAAAGATATTCTGGAACAAAGACGAGTTGGGCAATCTCGTGGACTTGACTCAGAATATCAGCCAGTACCTGCAGCAAAATAAAGACGGCGGCGTTTATTTGCGGGCGGATAAAATGCTCGATTATGGATTTGTCATGCAAGTGATGGCAACGATCAAACGAGCGGGTATAAAGAATATCGGTATGGTCACAGACCCTTCGGGATCATGA
- a CDS encoding Tol-Pal system subunit TolQ, translated as MENSVTDNSLSIVDLVMQSSAMAKGVLLILLIFSIVSWAIILSKFFVFNLAKKEDKRFLSNFSKSENLTHIYNFSRELRYSPIARVFLTGYRELFLFQDLAKKERDRRGESPSTHGEPLSAKDIKGISLVLNKAINREITRLGHGLDFLATTGSTTPFIGLFGTVWGIMHSFRAIGMQGSASIGGVAPGIAEALIATAAGLAAAIPAVIFYNYLSDKIRLFTSLMDDFSHDYIYMVEKNFMREKNRERSFDFS; from the coding sequence GTGGAAAACTCAGTAACTGACAATTCTTTAAGCATCGTCGATTTGGTGATGCAATCCAGTGCCATGGCAAAAGGAGTATTGCTGATCCTTTTGATTTTTTCGATTGTTTCCTGGGCCATCATTCTCAGTAAATTTTTTGTATTTAATTTGGCGAAGAAAGAGGACAAGCGGTTTCTATCCAATTTTTCAAAATCTGAAAATCTGACCCATATCTACAATTTTTCACGCGAGCTCCGGTACAGTCCTATTGCCAGGGTCTTCTTAACCGGCTACCGCGAGCTGTTCCTTTTTCAGGATTTGGCCAAAAAAGAACGGGATCGAAGGGGAGAATCTCCCTCGACTCATGGCGAGCCGCTTTCAGCCAAGGACATTAAAGGCATCAGCCTGGTGCTCAATAAAGCCATCAACCGGGAAATCACACGGTTAGGACATGGATTGGATTTTCTTGCGACAACCGGCAGCACCACCCCGTTCATTGGTTTATTTGGAACGGTCTGGGGCATTATGCACTCCTTTCGTGCGATAGGGATGCAGGGCTCGGCAAGTATTGGCGGGGTGGCTCCGGGAATCGCGGAAGCGCTGATCGCCACCGCGGCAGGCCTGGCGGCGGCCATCCCTGCGGTTATTTTCTATAATTATCTCAGCGATAAAATACGGCTGTTCACAAGCCTGATGGATGATTTTTCGCACGACTATATTTACATGGTGGAAAAAAACTTCATGCGGGAAAAAAACCGCGAGAGAAGCTTTGATTTCTCCTGA
- the efp gene encoding elongation factor P: MAVYVSGNGIRPGYIIKYNDNLYRVMTAEHRTPGNKRAFMQAKLRKIKDGTQTEIKFRADEQIERAVLEQTEMEYLYSDASGYCFMNCETYEQMFFEETFVEDAKKFLLPNTRVQIEFCDGEPIGVSFQETVDLEVTDTEPPMKGATASGSGKPATLETGLVVTVPQFIQIGELVRVSTTSGEYLERVKK; the protein is encoded by the coding sequence ATGGCGGTTTACGTGAGTGGCAATGGGATTCGTCCCGGATATATTATCAAATACAACGACAATCTGTACCGGGTGATGACGGCGGAGCACCGAACCCCTGGAAATAAGAGGGCGTTCATGCAGGCGAAGCTCCGCAAGATCAAGGATGGGACTCAAACTGAGATCAAGTTCCGCGCCGATGAGCAGATCGAACGTGCGGTTCTCGAGCAAACGGAGATGGAATATTTGTATAGCGATGCTTCCGGCTATTGTTTCATGAACTGTGAGACCTATGAGCAAATGTTTTTTGAAGAGACGTTTGTCGAGGACGCCAAAAAGTTTTTACTGCCCAATACCCGTGTACAGATCGAGTTTTGCGATGGCGAGCCGATAGGCGTTTCATTTCAGGAGACCGTCGATCTCGAAGTGACCGACACGGAGCCTCCTATGAAAGGCGCCACCGCTTCCGGGTCCGGCAAACCGGCGACTCTGGAAACCGGATTGGTGGTCACCGTTCCGCAATTCATTCAAATAGGAGAGCTGGTGCGGGTCTCCACAACCTCCGGGGAATACCTTGAACGGGTAAAAAAATAA
- a CDS encoding energy-dependent translational throttle protein EttA, with translation MAGEYIFTMQGLCKTYGSKAVFKDIHLSFYHGAKIGIVGENGAGKSTLLGIMAGEDKEFEGKAQPLKGTRIGYLPQEPVLNRERTVRENVEEAFAHIQTLIQEFNDISARLAEPMDDDDMQKALDKMGRLQDEIDAVDGWELDRQVNIAMDALVLPADDQKAETLSGGEARRVALCKLLLQKPDMILLDEPTNHLDAETVQWLEETLANYPGNVIVSTHDRYFLDNITKWILELDHGKGIPFEGNYTSWLEQKAARIKHQEKNASNLHKRLQKELDWLHTTPGARRKLNKARVQNYESLASKKLDVQENSLEIQIAPGPPLGEKVIEVAGVTKGFGDNLLIDDLSLSIPRGAIVGLIGPNGTGKTTLFRMIVGEDQADKGTVELGPTVKLSYVDQHRHELEAGKTVFEEITDGTDHIEISGKTINSRSYVGRFNFKGTDQQKKVADLSGGERNRVHLAKLLRRGGNVLLLDEPTNDLDVTTLSNLENAILDFNGCVLVISHDRCFLDRICTHLLVFEGNSQVRWFEGNFDEYLEKHKQELGGKEENRRSKYKKLTIH, from the coding sequence ATGGCAGGAGAATATATTTTTACGATGCAGGGGCTTTGCAAAACCTATGGTTCCAAAGCCGTCTTTAAAGACATTCATCTTTCGTTTTATCACGGCGCCAAGATCGGCATCGTGGGGGAAAACGGCGCCGGCAAATCCACCCTGCTCGGGATCATGGCGGGAGAGGATAAGGAATTCGAGGGAAAGGCCCAGCCTTTAAAAGGCACGCGAATCGGCTACCTGCCCCAGGAACCGGTATTGAACCGGGAAAGAACCGTGCGCGAAAACGTGGAAGAAGCGTTTGCTCATATTCAGACTCTGATTCAGGAGTTCAACGACATAAGCGCCCGACTGGCCGAACCGATGGACGATGACGACATGCAAAAAGCCCTCGATAAAATGGGCCGCCTGCAGGACGAAATTGACGCCGTGGACGGCTGGGAGCTGGACCGGCAGGTCAATATCGCCATGGACGCGCTGGTTCTTCCCGCTGACGACCAAAAAGCCGAAACCTTATCCGGCGGCGAGGCCCGGCGGGTCGCGCTCTGTAAATTGCTTCTCCAAAAACCGGACATGATTTTGCTCGATGAACCCACCAACCATCTGGACGCCGAAACCGTCCAATGGCTGGAAGAAACACTGGCCAATTACCCCGGCAACGTGATCGTCTCCACCCACGACCGTTATTTTCTCGACAACATCACCAAATGGATTCTTGAACTCGATCACGGCAAAGGCATTCCCTTTGAAGGGAACTATACCTCCTGGCTGGAACAAAAGGCCGCGCGGATTAAGCATCAGGAAAAAAACGCATCCAATCTGCACAAACGCCTGCAAAAGGAACTGGACTGGCTGCACACCACACCCGGCGCACGCAGAAAATTAAACAAAGCGCGCGTTCAGAATTACGAAAGCCTGGCTTCCAAGAAACTGGATGTTCAGGAAAATTCCCTGGAAATTCAAATCGCTCCCGGCCCGCCGTTGGGCGAAAAAGTCATCGAGGTTGCCGGCGTGACCAAAGGGTTTGGCGACAACCTTCTGATTGACGATCTTTCCCTGTCGATCCCAAGAGGCGCCATCGTCGGCCTGATCGGGCCCAACGGAACCGGGAAGACCACGCTGTTTCGCATGATCGTCGGCGAAGACCAGGCCGATAAGGGAACCGTGGAACTTGGGCCGACGGTGAAGTTATCCTACGTCGACCAGCACCGCCACGAACTGGAAGCGGGCAAAACCGTCTTTGAGGAAATCACCGACGGCACCGACCACATAGAAATCTCGGGAAAAACGATCAACTCCCGGTCCTATGTGGGCCGCTTTAATTTCAAGGGGACGGACCAGCAGAAAAAAGTCGCCGATTTGTCCGGAGGCGAACGCAACCGCGTGCATCTTGCCAAACTGCTGCGCCGCGGAGGAAACGTTCTCCTGCTCGACGAACCCACCAACGATCTGGACGTCACCACTCTCAGCAATCTGGAAAACGCTATTTTGGATTTCAATGGCTGTGTCCTGGTGATCAGCCATGACCGCTGTTTTCTCGACCGCATCTGCACGCATCTTCTGGTGTTTGAGGGCAACAGCCAAGTGCGCTGGTTCGAGGGAAATTTCGATGAATATTTGGAGAAACACAAACAGGAACTGGGAGGAAAAGAAGAGAACCGCCGGTCAAAATACAAAAAACTAACGATTCATTGA
- the mauG gene encoding cytochrome-c peroxidase: protein MNTIKTIFITVFLISFSMNLEAGEFEDLKGFYEPLPKMKHPADNPWSKEKEELGAMLYFDLRLSGSNWISCMTCHHPGLGWGDGLPRAFGHGHKELDRHSPTIINSGYFETQFWDGRAKTLEEQALGPIESQVEMKQDLDELVKELKAIPGYVRKFKKVFPKEGIKKTTIAKALATYERSVVSNNAPYDKYFAGDKSAMSASALNGMKLFFGKAKCSICHNGPAFTDSKFHNIGVKQHGPLKEDFGRYMITKEDFDKGAFKTPGLRHINRSAPYMHDGSEATLEEVVDFYDRGGDVEENRSPFITPLGLNKKEKKDLVEFMKALEGEPIIVAIPELPPSHE, encoded by the coding sequence ATGAATACAATCAAGACAATCTTCATCACGGTATTCCTTATCTCTTTTTCAATGAATCTTGAAGCCGGTGAATTTGAAGACCTGAAGGGATTTTATGAACCGTTGCCGAAAATGAAACATCCCGCAGACAATCCCTGGTCCAAGGAAAAGGAAGAACTTGGCGCAATGCTGTACTTCGATTTGCGTTTATCCGGGAGCAACTGGATCAGTTGCATGACCTGTCACCATCCGGGACTGGGGTGGGGCGACGGGTTGCCCCGGGCATTTGGTCATGGTCATAAGGAACTGGACCGGCATTCCCCCACGATCATCAACAGCGGTTATTTTGAAACTCAGTTCTGGGATGGCCGCGCCAAAACTCTTGAGGAACAGGCTTTAGGGCCTATTGAATCCCAGGTTGAAATGAAACAGGATCTTGACGAACTGGTTAAGGAGCTTAAGGCTATCCCAGGATATGTCCGAAAGTTCAAGAAAGTGTTCCCCAAAGAAGGGATTAAAAAGACGACGATAGCTAAAGCCCTTGCGACCTACGAGCGCTCGGTGGTTTCAAATAATGCCCCTTATGATAAATACTTTGCCGGGGATAAATCGGCGATGTCAGCGTCGGCTCTAAACGGCATGAAGCTGTTTTTTGGCAAGGCGAAATGTTCCATCTGTCATAACGGACCGGCTTTCACGGACAGCAAGTTTCATAATATCGGAGTCAAACAGCACGGTCCCTTAAAGGAGGATTTTGGCCGCTATATGATTACCAAAGAAGATTTCGACAAGGGCGCTTTTAAAACCCCAGGGCTCAGGCATATCAATCGCAGCGCCCCATACATGCACGATGGCAGTGAAGCAACGTTGGAAGAAGTGGTTGATTTCTACGACCGTGGCGGTGATGTGGAAGAAAACCGCAGTCCCTTCATCACCCCGTTAGGATTGAACAAAAAAGAGAAAAAGGATCTTGTGGAATTCATGAAGGCGTTGGAAGGTGAGCCCATTATTGTTGCAATTCCGGAACTTCCACCCTCACATGAATAA
- a CDS encoding transporter, translating into MNSVEKIFLTLANAFPAWVLTGASLALWQPATAMWFEPGWIPLFLGVIMLSMGLTLDFKDFLQVFKIPKSILLGVSLQYIIMPALGYGLSKAFHLPIDYMIGLVLVACCPGGTASNVVCFIARTNVALSVSLTTFSTLLAVFFTPVLTTLLIESLSKDLLGTAIRVDTMGLLINTLKIVILPVLAGVFLNHYFHGAVKKINPYTPLLAVLSIVFIVDYILAAKKTAILETGFRLLTAILILHTLGFLLGYLLSRLLKFRKKDAETVSIEVGMQNSGLATELARSNFPGYALATVPGAISALTHCVLGSIAAGLCRIKAGKTEPCNYNEDRE; encoded by the coding sequence GTGAATTCTGTTGAGAAGATTTTTCTCACCCTGGCCAATGCCTTTCCCGCTTGGGTTTTGACAGGCGCTTCGCTGGCACTGTGGCAGCCGGCCACCGCCATGTGGTTTGAACCCGGTTGGATACCGTTGTTCCTGGGCGTCATCATGCTGAGCATGGGATTGACCCTCGACTTTAAAGATTTTCTTCAGGTATTCAAAATCCCCAAGTCCATTCTTCTCGGAGTGAGCCTGCAATACATCATCATGCCGGCACTGGGTTATGGGCTTTCCAAAGCGTTCCACCTGCCGATCGACTATATGATCGGCCTCGTGCTGGTGGCCTGTTGTCCGGGAGGCACCGCATCCAATGTGGTTTGTTTCATCGCCCGCACCAACGTTGCCTTGTCCGTCAGCCTGACCACATTTTCCACCTTACTGGCCGTGTTTTTCACGCCCGTTTTGACCACCCTGCTGATCGAGTCCTTATCCAAAGATTTACTGGGAACCGCCATTCGAGTGGACACCATGGGTCTTTTAATCAACACCCTTAAAATCGTGATCCTCCCGGTCCTGGCCGGAGTTTTCCTGAATCACTATTTCCACGGAGCCGTTAAAAAAATAAATCCTTACACACCGCTCCTGGCGGTGCTTTCCATCGTGTTCATCGTGGACTACATCCTTGCGGCAAAAAAAACCGCCATTCTGGAAACCGGATTTCGTTTGCTGACCGCGATCCTCATCCTGCACACGCTGGGATTTTTGTTAGGTTATCTGTTGTCCCGGCTGCTGAAATTTAGGAAAAAAGATGCCGAGACGGTTTCCATTGAGGTGGGCATGCAGAATTCAGGATTGGCCACAGAGCTGGCGCGCAGCAATTTCCCAGGCTATGCACTGGCCACCGTTCCAGGAGCCATCTCGGCGTTGACCCATTGTGTCCTGGGAAGCATCGCCGCAGGCCTGTGCCGGATCAAAGCGGGGAAAACCGAACCGTGTAATTACAATGAGGACAGGGAATGA
- a CDS encoding N-acetylneuraminate synthase has translation MDGFEFCGRSIGSGHPPFIVAEIGFNHNGDAALCRQMIEAAAENGADAVKLQTFTAEELYSKRFMANDPADPKQEIPLYEFFKRSELKPAEYKELFEYAGELGIPLFSTPFDEGSLDMLVNLGMPAVKVASPDLTYLDFIRRVAKKNLPVVLSTGMGDVDEIGQAVKAVREEGNDRIVLLHCVSNYPSRYEEMNMRCLTELKTRFKVPVGLSDHTTDNLSAVVAASLGAVMIEKHFTLDRNLPGADNAMSMEPHELRQLKQAAVDVGKILGDEERKLQPSEEPVKKSARRSLVARLDIEPGTVVTADMVSVKRPGTGIPPEGLARIVGKKAKSKISAEQIITWEMV, from the coding sequence ATGGATGGGTTTGAGTTTTGTGGTCGATCGATTGGATCGGGTCATCCGCCTTTTATCGTTGCGGAGATCGGGTTCAATCACAATGGAGATGCTGCCTTATGCCGGCAAATGATCGAGGCCGCCGCCGAAAACGGCGCCGATGCGGTCAAACTGCAAACGTTCACAGCCGAAGAGCTCTATTCCAAACGGTTCATGGCGAATGATCCGGCGGACCCGAAACAGGAAATTCCACTGTATGAATTTTTCAAGCGCTCGGAATTGAAACCTGCGGAATACAAAGAACTGTTTGAATACGCCGGGGAGCTGGGAATTCCGTTATTCTCGACGCCGTTTGATGAAGGTTCTCTGGATATGCTGGTGAACCTTGGGATGCCGGCGGTCAAGGTGGCTTCGCCCGATTTGACGTATCTTGATTTTATCAGGCGGGTGGCGAAAAAAAACCTTCCCGTGGTGTTGTCCACGGGGATGGGCGATGTGGATGAGATTGGACAGGCTGTCAAGGCCGTTCGTGAGGAAGGAAACGACCGCATTGTTCTTCTGCACTGCGTTTCCAACTACCCTTCACGCTATGAAGAAATGAATATGCGCTGTCTTACGGAACTAAAAACCCGTTTTAAAGTTCCTGTGGGATTGTCGGATCACACGACCGACAATTTGTCGGCGGTTGTTGCGGCTTCGCTGGGCGCGGTGATGATTGAAAAACACTTCACCCTCGATAGAAATCTTCCGGGAGCCGACAACGCCATGTCGATGGAACCGCACGAACTTCGGCAATTGAAACAGGCGGCGGTGGATGTTGGTAAAATTTTAGGGGACGAAGAAAGAAAACTCCAGCCGTCGGAAGAGCCGGTGAAGAAATCTGCGCGCAGAAGTCTGGTCGCCCGTCTGGACATCGAACCGGGCACCGTTGTCACCGCTGATATGGTGTCGGTGAAGCGGCCCGGAACGGGAATTCCGCCGGAAGGGTTGGCGCGCATCGTCGGTAAAAAGGCCAAATCAAAAATATCCGCCGAGCAGATCATTACCTGGGAAATGGTTTGA